A region from the Thermanaeromonas toyohensis ToBE genome encodes:
- a CDS encoding CpaF family protein produces the protein MSLLARLQQKGETRTPDNKKDPYGELKQLVHQRIIEELKEQPLGDGIKEEELANTIEHRVLKILEEMGTPLPRPDCQRLAREITDDTIAWGPITPLLKDPEISEIMVNGPDQVYVERRGKLERTEVKFRDASHVMHIIEKIVAPLGRRIDESVPMVDARLPDGSRVNAVIPPISLNGPVLTIRKFFKDPLKIQDLIQLGTLTPQMAFFLEACVKGRLNIIVSGGTGSGKTTTLNVLSSFIPEDERIITIEDAAELQLRQEHVITLESRPPNIEGRGAITIRDLVRNALRMRPDRIVVGEVRSGEALDMLQAMNTGHDGSLTTGHANSPRDMLSRLETMVLMAGMDLPVRAIREQIASAIDLIIHQSRFKDGSRKITHITEVVGMEGEVITLQDIFLFQQEGYDSAGRVRGRFVATGIRPRFLHKLEARDIKLPPEIFAPGY, from the coding sequence ATGTCCCTTCTCGCCCGGCTCCAACAAAAGGGAGAAACGAGGACCCCAGATAACAAGAAGGACCCTTATGGAGAATTAAAACAGCTAGTTCATCAAAGGATAATCGAAGAATTGAAAGAACAACCCCTGGGCGATGGGATAAAAGAAGAAGAGTTGGCTAACACAATTGAACATAGGGTACTTAAGATCCTTGAGGAAATGGGAACCCCTTTACCTCGGCCAGATTGCCAGCGCTTGGCTAGGGAAATCACAGATGATACAATAGCCTGGGGACCTATCACTCCCTTACTTAAGGATCCGGAGATTTCCGAAATAATGGTAAACGGACCGGACCAAGTTTATGTAGAACGCCGAGGAAAGCTTGAACGTACAGAAGTTAAATTCCGCGATGCCTCCCATGTAATGCACATCATTGAAAAAATTGTAGCTCCCCTGGGACGGCGCATAGATGAAAGCGTACCCATGGTAGACGCCCGTCTTCCGGATGGCTCCCGGGTTAATGCCGTTATCCCGCCTATATCCCTGAATGGCCCTGTGCTTACCATACGGAAATTTTTTAAAGACCCCTTAAAGATACAAGATTTAATCCAACTAGGCACCCTAACACCCCAGATGGCCTTCTTTTTAGAAGCCTGCGTGAAGGGGCGGTTAAACATTATTGTATCCGGAGGCACAGGGAGCGGGAAGACCACCACCTTGAACGTCCTATCTTCCTTTATCCCGGAAGATGAAAGGATTATTACCATAGAAGACGCTGCCGAGTTACAATTACGCCAAGAACATGTTATCACCTTGGAGAGCCGACCTCCCAATATCGAAGGGCGAGGTGCCATCACCATCCGGGACCTGGTAAGAAATGCCTTGCGTATGCGCCCGGATCGCATTGTGGTAGGAGAGGTGCGGAGCGGTGAAGCCTTAGACATGCTGCAGGCCATGAATACAGGCCATGATGGTTCTCTAACTACTGGTCACGCCAATTCACCGCGCGATATGCTCTCCCGCTTGGAAACTATGGTTCTTATGGCTGGTATGGATCTACCGGTACGAGCTATAAGGGAACAAATAGCCTCCGCCATCGACTTAATTATCCACCAAAGCCGTTTTAAAGATGGTTCCCGGAAGATAACCCATATAACCGAAGTAGTAGGTATGGAGGGAGAGGTTATCACCCTTCAGGATATATTCTTGTTCCAGCAAGAAGGTTACGATTCAGCCGGCCGGGTGCGCGGCCGCTTTGTAGCTACCGGGATCAGACCCCGGTTCTTACATAAGTTAGAGGCCCGCGATATAAAGTTGCCTCCTGAAATCTTTGCCCCTGGCTACTAA
- a CDS encoding type II secretion system F family protein, with translation MESPTLIAVLVFLEILVVGGLGISLREGKVQRVTRLKKLLGEREFMQVNLSPEKQFSRLRQLLKLLGSLLMGTKKWAKKAEEELARADLPLRPEEFAGIMVLSSLGLGLIAYLGSSEPLATLLIAGVGMYLPWGALRFRQSRRLNKFNYQLPEALLTMANALRSGFSFLQAMDMIRREMPEPISREFGLTLLEINWGTDTEKALISLGQRVKSEDLDLVITALLIQRQVGGNLAEVLENIAHTIRERVKIKSEIKTLTAQGRISGFIISLLPLALAAMIQMLNPGYLNPLFSTRAGLIMLMGAATAQIIGVLLIRRIVRIEF, from the coding sequence ATGGAGAGTCCAACCTTAATAGCAGTTCTTGTTTTCCTGGAAATACTAGTGGTGGGCGGACTCGGGATCTCCTTAAGGGAAGGGAAAGTGCAAAGGGTAACACGTCTTAAAAAACTTCTTGGAGAGCGGGAATTTATGCAAGTTAACCTTTCCCCTGAAAAGCAGTTCTCTAGACTCCGCCAACTCCTTAAACTCCTGGGAAGCCTGCTAATGGGTACCAAGAAGTGGGCTAAAAAAGCAGAGGAAGAACTGGCCCGGGCCGATCTGCCCTTAAGGCCGGAAGAGTTCGCTGGAATAATGGTTTTATCTTCCCTCGGATTAGGACTTATAGCGTACCTAGGGTCAAGTGAACCCCTAGCCACCTTACTAATAGCTGGTGTAGGGATGTATCTCCCCTGGGGAGCTTTGCGCTTCCGGCAAAGCAGGCGCCTTAATAAATTCAACTACCAGCTTCCGGAAGCCCTCCTTACCATGGCTAATGCCCTACGTTCGGGCTTTAGCTTCTTACAAGCCATGGACATGATCCGTCGCGAGATGCCTGAACCCATTTCCAGGGAGTTCGGTCTTACTTTGCTGGAGATCAACTGGGGTACAGATACAGAAAAAGCTCTGATCAGTCTAGGCCAACGCGTAAAAAGTGAAGATTTAGACCTGGTGATTACTGCTCTCCTGATCCAGCGCCAGGTAGGAGGTAACTTGGCAGAGGTACTGGAAAATATAGCCCATACTATTAGAGAGCGGGTCAAGATAAAATCCGAGATCAAGACCCTTACTGCCCAGGGCCGTATCTCTGGCTTTATAATCAGCTTGCTACCTCTAGCTTTAGCCGCCATGATACAGATGCTTAATCCTGGTTACTTAAATCCCCTTTTTAGCACTAGGGCTGGTTTAATTATGTTAATGGGTGCTGCAACAGCTCAAATTATTGGCGTTCTCCTTATTCGTAGAATAGTACGTATAGAGTTTTAG